The following coding sequences are from one Archaeoglobaceae archaeon window:
- a CDS encoding YgjP-like metallopeptidase domain-containing protein, with protein sequence MDPRKILKEVMEELGLKEKIKLRRVPMKRKIASFSFKTKTLRLNKNLLDLISEEELRYIIRHELVHAKVKDANHGDQFARELQRFYTDKEIKEIEENLIKKSLKLKELF encoded by the coding sequence ATGGATCCGAGAAAAATCCTGAAAGAAGTAATGGAAGAACTCGGTTTGAAGGAAAAGATAAAGTTGAGAAGAGTTCCAATGAAGCGTAAGATAGCATCTTTCTCCTTTAAAACCAAAACTCTTAGGCTTAACAAGAATTTGCTCGATTTGATAAGCGAAGAAGAGCTGAGATATATAATAAGGCATGAACTTGTTCATGCTAAAGTCAAGGACGCGAACCACGGTGATCAATTTGCCAGAGAATTGCAAAGGTTCTACACGGATAAAGAAATTAAAGAGATCGAAGAAAACTTGATAAAGAAGTCTTTGAAATTAAAAGAACTCTTTTAA